From one Gemmobacter sp. genomic stretch:
- a CDS encoding four-carbon acid sugar kinase family protein has product MGYVFVADDFTGASDTLATLARGGYRARLFRDLPSPADLAGIEAWGIATPARALGRQDMAALAARIGAGLRRFAPGFLHLKICSTFDSGPEIGNIALLAQTLADAVGIADIAVLGGQPSLGRHAVFGTLFARGPDGRIHRIDRHPVMSIHPVTPMHEADLTRHLAVLGLNDLHHVPRGARGGPFPRFYDALDQADVVAAGQDLLAGTGPVLVMGASSVAEGWLAAQAPRPRIVPPPDRAGRPVLCFAGSRSSLTTAQIGAAEGIARLPVDPADVMARGPGMTTAEEWARERLARGQDCLLYLTAENSGGISPADLATASAALVLRVLSDGVAGGLVVAGGDTSSAIVTALEPDWLDYAADLCPGVSILQARVGGRSMALALKGGQMGGPGFFAEAIAAMRVRPDPAT; this is encoded by the coding sequence ATGGGATACGTCTTTGTCGCCGACGATTTCACCGGGGCGTCGGACACGCTGGCGACACTGGCGCGCGGCGGCTACCGCGCGCGGCTGTTCCGCGACCTGCCGTCGCCCGCTGATCTGGCGGGGATCGAGGCCTGGGGCATTGCCACCCCTGCCCGCGCGCTGGGGCGTCAGGACATGGCCGCGCTGGCCGCCCGGATCGGCGCGGGACTGCGCCGGTTTGCGCCCGGGTTCCTGCATCTGAAAATCTGCTCCACCTTCGACAGCGGACCAGAGATCGGCAACATCGCCCTGTTGGCGCAGACCTTGGCCGATGCGGTGGGCATTGCCGATATCGCCGTGCTGGGGGGGCAGCCATCGCTGGGCCGGCATGCGGTGTTCGGCACGCTGTTTGCGCGCGGCCCGGATGGCCGCATCCACCGGATCGACCGCCACCCGGTCATGTCCATCCACCCGGTCACGCCCATGCACGAGGCCGACCTTACCCGCCATCTGGCGGTGCTGGGCCTGAACGACCTGCACCATGTGCCGCGCGGGGCACGGGGCGGGCCGTTCCCGCGGTTCTACGATGCGCTGGATCAGGCCGATGTGGTGGCGGCGGGGCAGGATCTGCTGGCCGGCACCGGCCCGGTGCTGGTGATGGGCGCATCGTCGGTGGCCGAAGGCTGGCTGGCGGCGCAGGCGCCCCGCCCGCGCATCGTGCCGCCCCCGGATCGGGCGGGCCGGCCGGTCCTGTGCTTTGCCGGCTCGCGATCCTCGCTGACCACGGCGCAGATCGGCGCGGCCGAGGGGATCGCGCGCTTGCCGGTCGATCCGGCCGATGTGATGGCAAGGGGGCCGGGCATGACCACGGCCGAGGAGTGGGCACGCGAACGGCTGGCACGCGGGCAGGATTGCCTGCTGTATCTGACGGCGGAAAATTCCGGCGGCATTTCCCCGGCCGATCTGGCCACGGCCAGCGCCGCGCTGGTGCTGCGCGTGCTGTCGGACGGGGTGGCAGGCGGGCTGGTGGTGGCGGGCGGCGACACCTCCAGCGCCATCGTGACCGCGCTGGAACCCGACTGGCTGGACTATGCCGCCGACCTGTGCCCCGGGGTTTCGATCCTGCAGGCGCGGGTCGGGGGCCGCAGCATGGCGCTGGCGCTGAAAGGCGGGCAGATGGGCGGCCCCGGCTTTTTCGCCGAGGCCATCGCGGCGATGCGGGTCAGGCCGGATCCGGCGACCTGA
- a CDS encoding MmcB family DNA repair protein, translating into MMDPLASPAPLPRPGQILARGVCRALVDLGFAPLTEHVPAPGLRVDVMALGPKGEIWVVECKSSRVDFTSDRKWQGYLDWCDRYFWAVDQAFPVDLLPEGTGLIMADAWGGEVLRLPPEHRLAGARRVAVTRGFARAAARALLGFRDPGPGPVRSPDPA; encoded by the coding sequence ATGATGGATCCGCTTGCCAGCCCCGCGCCCTTGCCTCGCCCCGGCCAGATCCTCGCGCGTGGTGTCTGCCGGGCGCTGGTGGACCTTGGCTTTGCCCCGCTGACCGAACATGTGCCTGCACCGGGCCTGCGGGTGGATGTGATGGCGCTGGGGCCAAAGGGGGAAATCTGGGTGGTGGAATGCAAATCCAGCCGGGTGGATTTCACCTCGGACCGCAAGTGGCAGGGCTATCTGGACTGGTGCGACCGCTATTTCTGGGCGGTGGATCAGGCGTTTCCGGTGGATCTGCTGCCCGAGGGCACCGGGCTGATCATGGCCGACGCCTGGGGGGGCGAGGTGTTGCGCCTGCCGCCCGAACACCGGCTGGCAGGGGCGCGGCGCGTGGCGGTGACGCGCGGCTTTGCCCGGGCGGCGGCGCGGGCGCTGCTGGGGTTCCGCGACCCCGGGCCGGGGCCGGTCAGGTCGCCGGATCCGGCCTGA
- a CDS encoding peptide chain release factor 3 has protein sequence MLDNRPTLPPEIARRRTFAIIAHPDAGKTTLTEKFLLFGGAIQMAGQVRAKGEARRTRSDFMKLEQDRGISVSASAMSFDYREFRFNLVDTPGHSDFSEDTYRTLTAVDAAIMVIDGAKGVESQTRKLFEVCRLRDLPILTFCNKMDRESRDTFEIIDEIQENLAIDVAPASWPIGSGREFLGAYDLINDRLEIMDRADRNKVAETVQITGLDDPKLAEHIPADQLAKLREEVEMARELLPAFDRASFLNGSMTPIWFGSAINSFGVKELMEGIGRFGPEPQPQKAAERMVGAEETPVTGFVFKVQANMDPKHRDRVAFVRLASGHFERGMKLLHVRSKKPMAVTNPVLFLAADRELTEEAWAGDIIGIPNHGQLRIGDALTEGEGLRFTGIPSFAPELLQTVRATDPMKAKHLEKALMQFAEEGAAKVFKPMIGSGFIVGVVGALQFDVLASRIEIEYGIPVRFEGSGFTSARWVSGPEDEMDKLVNVNKQHIAVDNDGDTVFLTRLQWDIDRVIRDYPALKLTATKEMMA, from the coding sequence ATGCTGGACAATCGCCCCACCCTTCCGCCCGAAATCGCCCGCCGCCGGACCTTTGCGATCATTGCGCACCCGGATGCGGGGAAAACCACGCTGACCGAAAAGTTCCTGCTGTTCGGGGGCGCCATCCAGATGGCCGGACAGGTGCGCGCCAAGGGCGAGGCGCGGCGCACGCGGTCGGACTTCATGAAGCTGGAACAGGACCGGGGCATTTCGGTGTCCGCCTCGGCGATGTCGTTCGATTACCGCGAGTTCCGCTTCAATCTGGTCGATACCCCCGGCCACAGCGATTTTTCCGAAGACACCTACCGTACGCTGACCGCGGTGGATGCCGCGATCATGGTGATCGACGGGGCCAAGGGCGTGGAAAGCCAGACGCGCAAGCTGTTCGAGGTGTGCCGCCTGCGCGACCTGCCGATCCTGACCTTCTGCAACAAGATGGACCGCGAAAGCCGCGATACCTTTGAGATCATCGACGAGATTCAGGAAAACCTGGCCATCGACGTGGCGCCCGCCAGCTGGCCCATCGGGTCGGGGCGCGAGTTTCTGGGCGCTTATGACCTGATCAACGACCGGCTGGAGATCATGGACCGCGCCGACCGCAACAAGGTGGCGGAGACCGTGCAGATCACCGGGCTGGACGATCCGAAGCTGGCCGAGCACATCCCCGCCGATCAGTTGGCGAAGTTGCGCGAAGAGGTCGAGATGGCGCGCGAGTTGCTGCCGGCCTTTGACCGCGCGTCGTTCCTGAACGGATCGATGACGCCGATCTGGTTCGGATCGGCGATCAATTCGTTCGGCGTCAAGGAGTTGATGGAGGGCATCGGCCGGTTCGGCCCCGAGCCGCAGCCGCAAAAGGCCGCCGAGCGCATGGTAGGGGCCGAGGAAACGCCGGTCACCGGCTTTGTCTTCAAGGTGCAGGCCAACATGGACCCCAAGCACCGCGACCGGGTGGCCTTCGTCCGCCTGGCCTCGGGGCATTTCGAGCGGGGAATGAAGCTGCTGCATGTGCGCAGCAAAAAGCCGATGGCGGTGACGAACCCCGTGCTGTTCCTAGCCGCCGACCGCGAGCTGACCGAGGAAGCCTGGGCCGGCGACATCATCGGCATTCCCAACCATGGGCAATTGCGCATCGGCGATGCGCTGACCGAAGGCGAAGGGCTGCGCTTCACCGGCATCCCCAGTTTCGCGCCCGAACTGTTGCAGACCGTGCGCGCCACCGACCCGATGAAGGCCAAGCATCTGGAAAAGGCCCTGATGCAGTTCGCCGAGGAAGGTGCTGCCAAGGTGTTCAAGCCGATGATCGGCTCGGGCTTCATCGTGGGCGTGGTCGGCGCGCTGCAATTCGATGTGCTGGCCAGCCGAATCGAGATCGAATACGGCATCCCGGTGCGGTTCGAAGGATCGGGCTTCACCTCGGCCCGCTGGGTTTCCGGCCCCGAGGACGAGATGGACAAGCTGGTCAACGTCAACAAGCAGCATATCGCGGTGGACAATGACGGCGACACGGTGTTCCTGACCCGCCTGCAATGGGACATCGACCGCGTGATCCGCGACTATCCGGCGCTGAAGCTGACCGCCACCAAGGAGATGATGGCGTGA
- a CDS encoding DUF6869 domain-containing protein produces the protein MTAIPRDLVAEALGVSPDALPPGDLPVARFAERWMGWLRATQGDAAPEQHPEFWTFALFGALAARAPDLCLDAVLASLAIATTPDDAALIAAGPLEDLLAASGPAIIGRIETEAAAHPRLRYALTGVWAEGSAGTPLWQRIEAARQGPTIDSGAPLPPA, from the coding sequence GTGACCGCAATCCCCCGCGATCTGGTGGCAGAGGCGCTGGGGGTTTCGCCCGATGCGCTGCCGCCCGGCGACCTGCCGGTTGCGCGGTTTGCCGAACGCTGGATGGGCTGGCTGCGCGCGACCCAAGGGGATGCGGCGCCGGAACAGCACCCGGAATTCTGGACCTTTGCCCTGTTCGGGGCGCTGGCTGCCCGGGCACCGGATCTGTGCCTTGATGCCGTGCTGGCCAGCCTTGCCATTGCTACCACGCCGGATGACGCCGCCCTGATCGCCGCGGGCCCGCTGGAGGATCTGCTTGCCGCCAGCGGCCCCGCGATCATCGGCCGGATCGAGACCGAAGCCGCCGCGCACCCCCGCCTGCGCTATGCCCTGACCGGGGTCTGGGCCGAAGGGTCGGCCGGAACCCCGCTGTGGCAGCGGATCGAGGCGGCGCGGCAGGGCCCGACGATCGACAGCGGTGCCCCGCTGCCCCCCGCCTGA
- a CDS encoding tetratricopeptide repeat protein has translation MMRDLQGNPLAGASATAAMAFDDGLRAYATYHGDPIAALDRGIADSPECAMLWLAKGWLYALATEPGATAMARDFVARAAALPGGAREAAHGAALARLLEGNWSEAAILLERWQAEAPHDLLALQSGHLIDFFTANARSLRDRVARVLPQWREVPGESWVMGMAAFGFEEAGDYAQAEDLGREAVDRDPRDSWAHHAVAHVMEMMGRPQDGLGWMAAREPWWASDDDNLQVHNWWHRALCHVETDDIAGALRLYDGPVRRGGLGLALCLADGAALLWRLEMQGADVGNRWDELSDKWEVHEAPGYYAFNDMHAAMAHLGAGRFDRATRLLAGAEGDSEAAQWMRRYGLPLIDGMIAFRRGDHATAADRLMQARHISGGFGGSHAQRDVIDWTLTEAAIRGRMPGLAEALARERLTTRPHSPVNRGFLRRAVALREG, from the coding sequence ATGATGCGCGATCTTCAGGGCAATCCGCTGGCAGGGGCCAGTGCAACCGCGGCCATGGCGTTCGACGACGGGTTGCGCGCCTATGCCACCTATCATGGTGATCCCATCGCGGCATTGGACCGCGGCATCGCCGATAGCCCGGAGTGCGCCATGCTGTGGCTCGCCAAGGGCTGGCTTTACGCGCTGGCGACCGAACCCGGCGCCACGGCCATGGCGCGGGACTTTGTGGCGCGGGCCGCCGCCCTGCCTGGCGGCGCGCGCGAGGCGGCGCATGGCGCGGCGCTGGCCCGCCTGCTGGAGGGCAACTGGTCCGAGGCGGCGATCCTTCTGGAACGCTGGCAGGCCGAGGCGCCGCACGACCTGCTGGCGCTGCAATCGGGGCATCTGATCGACTTTTTCACCGCCAATGCCCGCAGCTTGCGCGACCGGGTGGCGCGGGTGCTGCCGCAGTGGCGCGAGGTGCCCGGCGAAAGCTGGGTGATGGGGATGGCCGCCTTCGGTTTCGAGGAGGCGGGGGATTATGCCCAGGCCGAGGATCTGGGCCGCGAGGCGGTGGACCGCGACCCGCGCGATTCCTGGGCGCATCATGCCGTCGCCCATGTCATGGAAATGATGGGCCGGCCGCAGGATGGCCTGGGCTGGATGGCCGCGCGCGAACCGTGGTGGGCGTCCGACGACGACAACCTTCAGGTCCACAACTGGTGGCACCGCGCGCTGTGCCATGTGGAAACCGATGATATCGCCGGGGCGCTGCGGCTGTATGACGGCCCGGTGCGGCGCGGGGGCCTTGGCCTGGCGCTGTGCCTGGCCGACGGGGCGGCGCTGCTGTGGCGGCTGGAAATGCAGGGCGCCGATGTGGGCAACCGCTGGGACGAGCTGTCCGACAAGTGGGAGGTGCATGAGGCGCCGGGCTATTACGCCTTCAACGACATGCATGCCGCCATGGCGCATCTGGGCGCCGGCCGGTTCGACCGCGCGACGCGCCTGCTGGCCGGGGCAGAGGGCGACAGCGAGGCGGCGCAGTGGATGCGCCGCTATGGCCTGCCGCTGATCGATGGGATGATCGCCTTTCGCCGCGGCGACCATGCGACGGCTGCCGATCGGCTGATGCAGGCGCGCCATATCTCGGGCGGGTTTGGCGGCAGCCATGCCCAGCGCGACGTGATCGACTGGACCCTGACCGAAGCGGCGATCCGCGGCCGGATGCCGGGCCTGGCCGAGGCGCTGGCCCGCGAACGGCTGACAACGCGGCCGCATTCGCCGGTGAACCGCGGCTTCCTGCGCCGGGCGGTGGCGCTGCGCGAGGGCTGA
- a CDS encoding IS5 family transposase — MSRPTPPTYKTRNWPAYNEALKRRGSLTIWFDPAMTWEAAPTGKRGRQPAYGDAAIQTCLTMKVLFGMALRQTTGFVESLLRLIGLDWAVPDFSTLSRRQKALKVNIPYRGSNGPLHLLVDSTGIKVEGEGEWNARKHGGTKRRVWRKIHIGIDEKSLEIRAAEFTTSDVGDAPMLPELLGQIPPEQEIATVTADGAFDTRKCHDAIAARGAAAIIPPRKNAKPWKPDTPGAVARNEILRTSKRVGRTIWRRWSGYHRRSRAETKMHCVKLLGQRLSARDFDRQVAEFQVRVAVLNGFTALGIPVTEVAG, encoded by the coding sequence ATGAGCAGACCGACACCTCCGACCTACAAGACCAGGAACTGGCCGGCCTACAATGAAGCGCTGAAGCGCCGCGGCTCGCTGACGATCTGGTTCGATCCCGCCATGACATGGGAAGCCGCACCGACCGGCAAGCGCGGGCGGCAGCCCGCCTATGGTGATGCCGCCATCCAAACCTGCCTGACGATGAAGGTTCTGTTCGGCATGGCGCTTCGACAGACAACCGGGTTTGTTGAGAGCCTCCTGCGCCTGATCGGCCTGGACTGGGCCGTGCCCGACTTCAGCACGCTCAGCCGCCGCCAGAAGGCGTTGAAGGTGAACATTCCCTACCGGGGTTCCAACGGCCCGTTGCACCTGCTGGTGGACAGCACCGGGATCAAGGTCGAGGGCGAAGGGGAATGGAACGCCCGCAAGCATGGAGGCACCAAACGCCGGGTTTGGCGCAAGATCCACATCGGGATCGACGAGAAATCCCTAGAAATCCGGGCGGCCGAGTTCACCACCAGCGACGTGGGCGACGCGCCCATGCTGCCCGAACTGCTGGGCCAGATCCCTCCCGAGCAGGAGATCGCCACTGTCACCGCCGACGGCGCCTTCGACACCCGCAAGTGCCATGACGCCATCGCGGCCCGTGGCGCGGCGGCGATCATACCGCCCCGCAAGAACGCCAAGCCCTGGAAGCCAGACACCCCCGGTGCTGTCGCGCGCAACGAAATCCTGCGCACATCGAAGCGCGTCGGGCGGACCATCTGGCGACGATGGAGCGGCTATCACCGCCGAAGCCGCGCCGAAACCAAGATGCACTGCGTCAAGCTGCTGGGTCAGCGCCTGTCCGCCCGAGACTTCGACCGTCAGGTTGCGGAGTTCCAGGTCAGGGTTGCCGTGCTCAATGGCTTCACCGCGCTCGGCATCCCCGTCACAGAGGTCGCGGGATAA
- a CDS encoding IS3 family transposase (programmed frameshift) has protein sequence MRKSRFTEAQIIGMIKEQEAGLPTSELCRKHGLSPATFYKLKAKYGGMDLSDAKRLKQLEDENAKLKRLLADTMLDNVVLKDLLGKPLTTPMQRREAVLRALKGHPISQRRACVLIGVDPKTVRRDRPPDNPEIREEMHRIAEKRRRFGYRRVGIMLERKGMIMNEKKLYRIYREEGLSVHRRRGRKRARGSRTPMPVPLRPNQRWSLDFLSDTFGTCRKFRILAVNDDCCRENLALIADTSISGARVARELDALVRIYGKPACIVSDNGTEFTSKAILKWANENGVEWHYIDPGRPQQNGFIESFNGSLRDECLNEEIFDSLADARRKLAIWRYDYNNVRPHSSLGNRTPAEARRTLEHSEGSAPGALAQPETDHYQTQGLSL, from the exons ATGAGGAAAAGCCGCTTCACCGAGGCGCAAATCATCGGGATGATCAAAGAGCAGGAGGCAGGTTTGCCGACCTCCGAGTTGTGTCGGAAGCACGGGCTGAGCCCCGCGACCTTCTACAAGCTGAAGGCCAAGTATGGCGGGATGGACCTGTCCGACGCCAAGCGGCTGAAGCAGCTCGAGGATGAGAATGCGAAGCTCAAGCGCCTGCTGGCGGATACCATGCTCGACAATGTGGTTCTGAAGGATCTGCTGGGAAAAC CCCTGACGACGCCGATGCAACGGCGGGAGGCAGTGCTGCGGGCGCTGAAGGGTCATCCGATCTCTCAACGCCGGGCCTGCGTCCTGATCGGTGTCGATCCGAAGACGGTGCGGCGTGACAGGCCGCCCGATAACCCGGAAATCCGTGAGGAGATGCACAGGATCGCCGAGAAGCGTCGTCGCTTCGGGTATCGGCGTGTGGGCATCATGCTGGAGCGCAAGGGCATGATCATGAACGAAAAGAAGCTCTACCGGATTTACCGGGAAGAGGGCTTGTCGGTGCACCGACGACGGGGGCGCAAACGGGCGCGGGGCAGCCGCACGCCAATGCCGGTGCCGCTGCGGCCGAACCAGCGCTGGTCGCTGGACTTCCTGTCCGACACGTTCGGGACCTGCCGCAAGTTCCGCATCCTGGCCGTGAACGACGATTGCTGCCGCGAGAACCTCGCGCTGATCGCCGACACCAGCATCTCGGGGGCTCGGGTGGCGCGGGAACTGGATGCGCTGGTCAGGATTTACGGCAAGCCCGCTTGCATCGTCAGCGACAACGGGACCGAGTTCACCAGCAAGGCCATCCTGAAGTGGGCCAACGAGAACGGCGTCGAATGGCACTACATCGACCCGGGCAGGCCGCAGCAGAACGGCTTTATCGAGTCCTTCAATGGAAGCCTGCGCGACGAATGCCTCAATGAGGAAATCTTCGACAGCCTCGCCGATGCCCGCCGAAAGTTGGCGATCTGGCGCTATGACTACAACAACGTCAGGCCGCATTCATCGCTGGGTAACAGAACACCAGCAGAAGCGCGCCGGACGCTTGAGCACTCTGAGGGCTCCGCCCCCGGCGCGCTTGCCCAACCTGAAACCGACCACTATCAAACCCAAGGACTCTCGTTATGA
- a CDS encoding IS5 family transposase (programmed frameshift), with the protein MDRDVLTNAQWAKIEPHCLGKPSDPGRSGKDNRLFLEAVLWIVRTGSPWRDLPERFGNWNTAFRRFRDWREADVFKRIFDALSDEPDLEYAMIDATIVKVHRHGQGAKGGTQSQAIGRSKGGMTTKTLALTDALGNLVRFRLMPGQRHDSVEVPPLIDGIAFDGLIADKAFDSNALVVELNDRGARIVISQHPARAQKLRIDPDIYIWRHLIENFFCKLKEFKRIAMRACKTDQSFEAMIYLAAAVINSR; encoded by the exons ATGGATCGCGATGTTCTGACGAATGCCCAATGGGCGAAGATCGAGCCGCACTGTCTGGGTAAGCCAAGCGACCCTGGCCGCAGCGGGAAGGACAACCGGCTGTTTCTGGAGGCGGTGCTGTGGATCGTGCGCACGGGCAGTCCGTGGCGCGACCTGCCGGAGCGGTTCGGCAACTGGAACACGGCGTTCCGGCGGTTCCGCGATTGGCGGGAAGCCGATGTTTTCAAGCGTATATTCGATGCGCTGTCGGATGAGCCCGACCTGGAATATGCCATGATCGACGCGACGATCGTCAAGGTCCACCGTCACGGTCAGGGCGCAA AAGGGGGGACGCAGAGCCAGGCCATTGGCCGCTCCAAAGGCGGCATGACGACCAAGACCCTGGCCCTCACCGACGCCTTGGGCAACCTCGTGCGCTTCCGTCTGATGCCGGGCCAGCGCCATGACAGCGTCGAGGTGCCGCCGCTGATCGACGGGATCGCTTTCGACGGGCTGATCGCCGACAAGGCCTTCGACAGCAATGCGCTGGTTGTTGAATTGAACGACCGCGGTGCCCGGATCGTGATCTCGCAGCACCCCGCCCGTGCGCAAAAGCTCAGGATCGACCCCGACATCTACATCTGGCGACACCTCATCGAAAACTTCTTCTGCAAGCTCAAGGAGTTCAAGCGCATCGCCATGCGTGCATGCAAAACCGATCAGAGCTTCGAAGCAATG